The Monomorium pharaonis isolate MP-MQ-018 chromosome 5, ASM1337386v2, whole genome shotgun sequence genome includes a window with the following:
- the LOC118645665 gene encoding palmitoyltransferase ZDHHC16-like isoform X2, whose protein sequence is MARIQWSLTKAPSVLRVSLKQRWWRLQIVFKSLFYNDFLNWSYTCDILMEPMFWFVENFTSFLGPFTGFRCNAGNPPQGGLIPEAVSICKKCIKPKPPRTHHCSVCNKCILKMDHHCPWLNNCVGHYNHRHFFLYMVYTVVGVTFIMIFGVRLAYEEFYPDQEPELDGHPVRLNNSEIIPLTESLEHLSKEELAEIARQVAETEAKEWRKRLIIFAGLICVATFAALGALAWWHAGLISRGETSIEAHINSAESKKYRAQNKFYQNPYDFGPKENWRLFLGTKTRSWWHILFPSIYGPYGDGLTWRTIHDSKIS, encoded by the exons ATGGCAAGGATACAGTGGTCTTTGACGAAGGCGCCAAGTGTTCTTCg GGTTAGTTTAAAACAAAGGTGGTGGCGGCTTCAAATCGTTTTTAAATCGCTGTTCTACAATGACTTTTTGAATTGGAGCTACACATGTGATATACTTATGGAACCCATGTTCTGGTTTGTCGAGAACTTTACTTCCTTTTTGGGTCca TTTACAGGTTTTCGTTGTAATG CTGGCAATCCACCACAGGGTGGTCTTATCCCAGAGGCTGTAAGCATTTGCAAGAAGTGCATCAAGCCAAAACCACCCAGAACACATCATTGCTCTGTTTGTAACAAGTGTATCCTCAAAATGGATCATCATTGTC CATGGTTAAACAATTGCGTTGGCCATTATAATCATCGGCATTTCTTCCTGTATATGGTTTACACCGTAGTTGGTGTTACATTCATTATGATATTCGGTGTACGACTCGCCTATGAGGAATTCTATCCTGATCAGGAACCAGAATTGGATGGCCATCCAGTACGTCTCAATAATTCAGAAATAATTCCATTG ACAGAATCGTTGGAGCACTTGAGCAAGGAGGAGTTGGCAGAAATAGCAAGACAAGTGGCAGAAACTGAAGCCAAAGAATGGCGAAAAAGACTGATAATTTTCGCGGGTCTAATCTGTGTCGCCACATTTGCAGCGCTGGGTGCCCTAGCTTGGTGGCACGCAGGTCTCATTAGTCGAGGAGAGACTAGCATTGAGGCACATATCAATAGCGCAGAATCGAAGAAATATCGAGCTCAGAATAAGTTCTATCAGAATCCTTACGACTTTGGACCAAAAGAGAATTGGAGATTGTTCTTAGGAACAAAAACTAG GAGCTGGTGGCATATTTTATTCCCATCAATTTATGGTCCTTACGGCGATGGACTTACTTGGCGAACTATTCACGATagcaaaatttcttaa
- the LOC118645665 gene encoding palmitoyltransferase ZDHHC16-like isoform X1: protein MARIQWSLTKAPSVLRVSLKQRWWRLQIVFKSLFYNDFLNWSYTCDILMEPMFWFVENFTSFLGPVFVVMVSLLTVSIVCIAYYVGLPWWWERSPLMTIILLLIGNWLLVNVCFHYYMGVTVPAGNPPQGGLIPEAVSICKKCIKPKPPRTHHCSVCNKCILKMDHHCPWLNNCVGHYNHRHFFLYMVYTVVGVTFIMIFGVRLAYEEFYPDQEPELDGHPVRLNNSEIIPLTESLEHLSKEELAEIARQVAETEAKEWRKRLIIFAGLICVATFAALGALAWWHAGLISRGETSIEAHINSAESKKYRAQNKFYQNPYDFGPKENWRLFLGTKTRSWWHILFPSIYGPYGDGLTWRTIHDSKIS from the exons ATGGCAAGGATACAGTGGTCTTTGACGAAGGCGCCAAGTGTTCTTCg GGTTAGTTTAAAACAAAGGTGGTGGCGGCTTCAAATCGTTTTTAAATCGCTGTTCTACAATGACTTTTTGAATTGGAGCTACACATGTGATATACTTATGGAACCCATGTTCTGGTTTGTCGAGAACTTTACTTCCTTTTTGGGTCca GTTTTCGTTGTAATGGTGAGTCTGCTGACTGTCAGTATCGTATGCATCGCATATTATGTGGGCCTACCTTGGTGGTGGGAACGAAGTCCACTGATGacgataattttattgctaattGGAAACTGGCTACTGGTTAATGTTtgctttcattattatatggGCGTGACTGTGCCAGCTGGCAATCCACCACAGGGTGGTCTTATCCCAGAGGCTGTAAGCATTTGCAAGAAGTGCATCAAGCCAAAACCACCCAGAACACATCATTGCTCTGTTTGTAACAAGTGTATCCTCAAAATGGATCATCATTGTC CATGGTTAAACAATTGCGTTGGCCATTATAATCATCGGCATTTCTTCCTGTATATGGTTTACACCGTAGTTGGTGTTACATTCATTATGATATTCGGTGTACGACTCGCCTATGAGGAATTCTATCCTGATCAGGAACCAGAATTGGATGGCCATCCAGTACGTCTCAATAATTCAGAAATAATTCCATTG ACAGAATCGTTGGAGCACTTGAGCAAGGAGGAGTTGGCAGAAATAGCAAGACAAGTGGCAGAAACTGAAGCCAAAGAATGGCGAAAAAGACTGATAATTTTCGCGGGTCTAATCTGTGTCGCCACATTTGCAGCGCTGGGTGCCCTAGCTTGGTGGCACGCAGGTCTCATTAGTCGAGGAGAGACTAGCATTGAGGCACATATCAATAGCGCAGAATCGAAGAAATATCGAGCTCAGAATAAGTTCTATCAGAATCCTTACGACTTTGGACCAAAAGAGAATTGGAGATTGTTCTTAGGAACAAAAACTAG GAGCTGGTGGCATATTTTATTCCCATCAATTTATGGTCCTTACGGCGATGGACTTACTTGGCGAACTATTCACGATagcaaaatttcttaa
- the LOC118645665 gene encoding palmitoyltransferase ZDHHC16-like isoform X3, whose product MVSLLTVSIVCIAYYVGLPWWWERSPLMTIILLLIGNWLLVNVCFHYYMGVTVPAGNPPQGGLIPEAVSICKKCIKPKPPRTHHCSVCNKCILKMDHHCPWLNNCVGHYNHRHFFLYMVYTVVGVTFIMIFGVRLAYEEFYPDQEPELDGHPVRLNNSEIIPLTESLEHLSKEELAEIARQVAETEAKEWRKRLIIFAGLICVATFAALGALAWWHAGLISRGETSIEAHINSAESKKYRAQNKFYQNPYDFGPKENWRLFLGTKTRSWWHILFPSIYGPYGDGLTWRTIHDSKIS is encoded by the exons ATGGTGAGTCTGCTGACTGTCAGTATCGTATGCATCGCATATTATGTGGGCCTACCTTGGTGGTGGGAACGAAGTCCACTGATGacgataattttattgctaattGGAAACTGGCTACTGGTTAATGTTtgctttcattattatatggGCGTGACTGTGCCAGCTGGCAATCCACCACAGGGTGGTCTTATCCCAGAGGCTGTAAGCATTTGCAAGAAGTGCATCAAGCCAAAACCACCCAGAACACATCATTGCTCTGTTTGTAACAAGTGTATCCTCAAAATGGATCATCATTGTC CATGGTTAAACAATTGCGTTGGCCATTATAATCATCGGCATTTCTTCCTGTATATGGTTTACACCGTAGTTGGTGTTACATTCATTATGATATTCGGTGTACGACTCGCCTATGAGGAATTCTATCCTGATCAGGAACCAGAATTGGATGGCCATCCAGTACGTCTCAATAATTCAGAAATAATTCCATTG ACAGAATCGTTGGAGCACTTGAGCAAGGAGGAGTTGGCAGAAATAGCAAGACAAGTGGCAGAAACTGAAGCCAAAGAATGGCGAAAAAGACTGATAATTTTCGCGGGTCTAATCTGTGTCGCCACATTTGCAGCGCTGGGTGCCCTAGCTTGGTGGCACGCAGGTCTCATTAGTCGAGGAGAGACTAGCATTGAGGCACATATCAATAGCGCAGAATCGAAGAAATATCGAGCTCAGAATAAGTTCTATCAGAATCCTTACGACTTTGGACCAAAAGAGAATTGGAGATTGTTCTTAGGAACAAAAACTAG GAGCTGGTGGCATATTTTATTCCCATCAATTTATGGTCCTTACGGCGATGGACTTACTTGGCGAACTATTCACGATagcaaaatttcttaa
- the LOC118644044 gene encoding Kv channel-interacting protein 1-like isoform X1, whose translation MYSVHVTPGRSTDRKKNSDDMGNEIRAYEGRRKESISVKLINYIRSQFQPDVVSEGELEGLGGVLGSSGGAALALSGRHKPEELATLAATTRFSRKEIQLIYRGFKQECPSGLVDEDAFKQIFSQFFPQGDASQYAHYVFNTMKRKPSGKISFEEFLTILSKVSRGSVEEKLQWVFGLYDLDGDGLISKEEMLDVVGSIYEMLGRYTQPQILEPHVAAREHVDRIFHLMDANKDGVVTIEELVQWCSKDEQLLRSLDTLDTVL comes from the exons ATGTATAGTGTACATGTGACACCGGGAAGATCCACGGATCGAAAGAAAAACTCTGACGACATGGGCAACGAAATCAGAGCGTATGAGGGACGAAGAAAGGAATCGATTTCCgtgaaattgataaattacatTCGTTCGCAGTTTCAGCCAGATGTTGTATCAG AAGGAGAGCTTGAAGGACTCGGGGGCGTTTTAGGGAGCTCCGGGGGTGCCGCGCTTGCCCTTAGCGGCCGACACAAGCCGGAGGAACTTGCCACCCTCGCGGCCACCACCAGGTTTTCCCGGAAGGAGATCCAGTTGATCTATCGGGGCTTCAAGCAGGAATGCCCGAGCGGTCTGGTCGACGAAGATGCCTTCAAGCAGATCTTCTCGCAATTCTTTCCGCAGGGAG ATGCAAGTCAGTATGCTCACTATGTTTTCAACACCATGAAGAGGAAACCGTCCGGCAAGATAAGCTTCGAG GAATTCCTCACTATACTATCGAAGGTGTCGAGAGGGTCGGTGGAGGAGAAGCTACAATGGGTGTTTGGCCTGTATGATCTGGACGGTGATGGTCTAATAAGCAAGGAGGAAATGCTGGACGTTGTCGGCTCCATTTACGAGATGCTGGGTCGTTATACGCAACCGCAAATCCTTGAGCCGCACGTGGCCGCCCGCGAACACGTCGATCGCATCTTCCAC ttgATGGACGCGAATAAGGACGGTGTGGTGACCATCGAAGAGCTGGTGCAGTGGTGCTCCAAGGACGAGCAATTATTGCGAAGTCTCGATACTTTGGATACCGTATTATGA
- the LOC118644044 gene encoding Kv channel-interacting protein 2-like isoform X2: MKARKSRDKQGELEGLGGVLGSSGGAALALSGRHKPEELATLAATTRFSRKEIQLIYRGFKQECPSGLVDEDAFKQIFSQFFPQGDASQYAHYVFNTMKRKPSGKISFEEFLTILSKVSRGSVEEKLQWVFGLYDLDGDGLISKEEMLDVVGSIYEMLGRYTQPQILEPHVAAREHVDRIFHLMDANKDGVVTIEELVQWCSKDEQLLRSLDTLDTVL; this comes from the exons ATGAAGGCGCGTAAGAGCCGCGACAAAC AAGGAGAGCTTGAAGGACTCGGGGGCGTTTTAGGGAGCTCCGGGGGTGCCGCGCTTGCCCTTAGCGGCCGACACAAGCCGGAGGAACTTGCCACCCTCGCGGCCACCACCAGGTTTTCCCGGAAGGAGATCCAGTTGATCTATCGGGGCTTCAAGCAGGAATGCCCGAGCGGTCTGGTCGACGAAGATGCCTTCAAGCAGATCTTCTCGCAATTCTTTCCGCAGGGAG ATGCAAGTCAGTATGCTCACTATGTTTTCAACACCATGAAGAGGAAACCGTCCGGCAAGATAAGCTTCGAG GAATTCCTCACTATACTATCGAAGGTGTCGAGAGGGTCGGTGGAGGAGAAGCTACAATGGGTGTTTGGCCTGTATGATCTGGACGGTGATGGTCTAATAAGCAAGGAGGAAATGCTGGACGTTGTCGGCTCCATTTACGAGATGCTGGGTCGTTATACGCAACCGCAAATCCTTGAGCCGCACGTGGCCGCCCGCGAACACGTCGATCGCATCTTCCAC ttgATGGACGCGAATAAGGACGGTGTGGTGACCATCGAAGAGCTGGTGCAGTGGTGCTCCAAGGACGAGCAATTATTGCGAAGTCTCGATACTTTGGATACCGTATTATGA
- the LOC105831001 gene encoding uncharacterized protein LOC105831001, with translation MNVGSDIAQLSYKELQALAVRYRVPGNIKKKVLVKVLQTARSGNEVEFYRMLHELRKNRKRKTRKSRDSKLGMTSTPLHSPDYIMADDTYYYQQQQPQQQSPYQWCFPFLQIGAEEEIVSKEDDKIPHYEEFKQFLLKSFQREFEACDNNNNQVEDPSIVDLRTAPMSPNLQTIPLVEPSYTRTSPINDTDPLAISNDQSRSSYQVLKEPEESSQGSFLLKRMLQAPVGANLGEIASSLFWTGNILDNSDTLTAESECNENEEQLNVNTNEYYTNLLKNSRGEFLVNEASLVPQQVTGVLAGENQYRFSSEVENQPNSYQNWTITSVMEVPDNNYGDLQQSSKVFHAIYYNNTDPTGAVANVDKNLAYQYQTETACNGGQNFNFDTQDNINYTTGTTDMMTNDSSDIYYLQNFGKHNGEMGMRYFRNVDTFDQNNMQQNIYTNEQQYQYLYPRCTHQEMNNPLNERFEQQQNNFVTGYENNVNQETRTENFQRPVNGTTEKFWPKWTPEPNTNLENILNYHVSKQVDYSKLSQTSCVYCYVAPIVSQRSSLAINGCSIERRYTAEQRQHSFSPYWMLYNDTSQGMRMTNVLGNPVEQSVPTHTTIITNNDLRETTNNVSINDVWMNQYAQSSIANDIQMSDHLFYNVTVGRINEIPNAPDIAKT, from the exons atgaACGTCGGCAGCGATATCGCGCAGCTGTCCTATAAGGAACTGCAGGCCCTGGCCGTGAGGTATCGTGTACCGGGTAACATCAAG AAGAAAGTACTGGTCAAGGTTCTGCAAACCGCTAGAAGCGGAAATGAGGTGGAGTTCTACCGAATGTTACACGAGCTAAGGAAGAACCGCAAGAGGAAGACCAGAAAGTCGAGGGACTCTAAGCTCGGGATGACTTCGACGCCGCTACATAGTCCCGACTATATAATGGCCGACGACACCTATTACTATCAGCAACAGCAGCCGCAGCAACAGTCGCCTTATCAGTGG TGCTTTCCGTTTTTACAGATTGGTGCCGAGGAGGAGATCGTGAGTAAAGAAGATGATAAAATCCCGCACTACGAAGAGTTCAAGCAGTTTCTGCTCAAAAGTTTTCAACGAGAATTCGAAGCATGcgataataacaataatcaaGTGGAAGATCCGAGTATCGTAGATTTGCGGACGGCACCGATGTCGCCCAATCTTCAAACCATTCCTCTTGTCGAGCCGAGCTATACGAGAACGAGTCCGATTAACGACACGGATCCACTTGCGATCTCGAACGACCAATCAAGATCGAGTTACCAGGTGCTAAAGGAACCCGAGGAAAGCTCGCAGGGCTCGTTCTTGCTGAAGAGAATGTTACAGGCGCCGGTGGGCGCCAATCTAGGCGAGATTGCCAGCTCTCTTTTCTGGACCGGTAATATATTGGACAATTCCGACACCCTGACCGCCGAGTCGGAGTGTAACGAAAACGAGGAGCAGCTGAATGTAAACACTAACGAGTACTACACTAATTTGCTAAAGAATTCCAGAGGCGAATTTCTGGTGAACGAGGCAAGCCTGGTTCCTCAACAAGTTACGGGCGTATTAGCCGGAGAAAATCAGTATAGGTTTTCCAGTGAAGTAGAAAATCAGCCGAATTCCTATCAGAATTGGACGATAACTAGCGTAATGGAAGTGCCTGACAACAACTATGGCGATTTACAGCAATCCTCCAAGGTGTTTCATGCAATTTATTACAACAACACGGATCCTACTGGGGCCGTCGCAAACGTAGATAAAAATCTGGCTTATCAGTATCAGACAGAAACTGCCTGCAACGgtggacaaaattttaactttgacACGCAGGATAATATTAACTATACGACAGGCACCACGGACATGATGACTAACGATTCCTCCGACATTTATTATCTACAGAATTTTGGCAAGCACAATGGGGAGATGGGTATGAGATATTTTCGCAACGTTGATACTTTTGATCAGAACAACATGCAGCAAAATATCTACACAAACGAGCAACAGTATCAATACCTTTATCCTCGATGCACTCATCAAGAGATGAACAACCCGTTAAACGAGAGATTTGAGCAACAGCAAAACAATTTTGTGACAggatatgaaaataatgttaatcaAGAAACTCGTACAGAGAATTTCCAGAGACCGGTAAATG GAACAACGGAGAAATTTTGGCCGAAGTGGACTCCCGAGCCCAACACCAATCTGGAGAATATTCTGAACTACCACGTTTCCAAACAAGTAGATTACTCGAAGTTAAGTCAGACATCCTGTGTCTATTGCTACGTGGCTCCGATCGTCTCTCAACGATCCAGCCTGGCGATTAACGGATGCTCGATCGAACGAAGATACACCGCCGAGCAACGGCAACATTCTTTCTCACCCTACTGGATGTTATACAACGACACGTCACAAGGTATGCGAATGACGAATGTGCTTGGCAATCCGGTCGAGCAGTCCGTGCCGACACACACGACTATCATCACTAACAACGACTTGAGAGAGACCACTAACAATGTTTCCATCAATGATGTGTGGATGAATCAATACGCGCAGTCATCCATCGCCAACGACATCCAGATGTCAGATCATCTTTTTTACAATGTCACCGTTGGTCGGATCAACGAAATTCCAAACGCGCCGGATATAGCGAAGACTTAA
- the LOC105831003 gene encoding probable 28S ribosomal protein S26, mitochondrial, translating to MQTMRIMNTLTMGLCETFVPNSVYTQCVRWKRKPIWLPTAKSKVFRVPKRPVIPIEEKEELQRLYNNYKTYMTSFRAYLWQIAQKNKVQLDKADNVQLEEEDFKKCSAINDEWNAEIAEKREIRLEEMRAERRNTILQNLLRHEQKKEMKIARLNELVRKVKEESVTFITAENVDAAIEECLTKVVNHNRALDLEGNWHEGKYPPVPPLEETQKSMAVEQ from the exons ATGCAGACCATGAGAATAATGAACACCCTGACAATGGGACTCTGCGAGACATTTGTTCCAAATTCTGTCTACACACAGTGCGTGCGTTGGAAGAGAAAACCAATTTGGCTGCCCACGGCAAAATCTAAAGTATTTCGTGTACCAAAAAGGCCTGTCATACCAAtcgaggagaaggaggagctCCAAcgtttatataacaattacaaGACATATATGACATCATTTAG gGCATATTTATGGCAAATTGCACAAAAGAACAAGGTACAACTTGATAAAGCAGATAATGTACAGCTCGAAGAGGAGGATTTTAAGAAGTGCAGTGCTATAAATGACGAGTGGAATGCAGAAATAGCGGAGAAACGAGAGATCAGGCTAGAGGAGATGAGAGCAGAACGTAGAAATACTATccttcagaatttattaagACATGAGCAGAAGAAGGAGATGAAGATTGCGAGGCTTAACGAATTGGTTAGAAAAGTCAAGGAAGAATCTGTCACATTCATTACCGCGGAGAATGTGGACGCTGCAATCGAGGAGTGTCTGACAAAGGTCGTCAATCATAATCGCGCATTAGATTTGGAAGGAAATTGGCACGAAGGAAAGTATCCTCCTGTTCCACCTCTTGAAGAGACACAAAAATCAATGGCTGTTGAGCAATAa